One Synechococcus sp. JA-2-3B'a(2-13) genomic window carries:
- a CDS encoding pentapeptide repeat-containing protein, producing the protein MNLNLKVPAIWALLATAALASSAAATTYNSCFMRYLMASRTCPNCRLGSIELSNLDLAEANFSGSDLIEANLERTILTGADLSQSYLVGANLRRAQLGGANLSGAYLEGADLRGANLRGADLSSASLYGADLRGADLRDANLVGADLRFARTWGARLQGAVRE; encoded by the coding sequence ATGAACCTCAATCTCAAAGTTCCCGCCATTTGGGCACTACTGGCCACGGCAGCCTTGGCTTCCTCTGCCGCAGCCACAACCTACAACTCTTGTTTTATGCGCTACCTCATGGCTTCCCGCACCTGTCCCAACTGCCGCCTGGGATCCATTGAGCTGAGCAATCTGGATTTGGCGGAGGCCAATTTCAGCGGTTCCGATCTCATCGAGGCCAATCTGGAGCGCACCATCTTGACGGGCGCCGATCTCAGCCAGTCTTACCTGGTGGGGGCCAATTTGCGGCGGGCTCAATTGGGGGGAGCCAACCTGAGTGGCGCTTACCTGGAGGGGGCAGACTTGCGGGGGGCCAACCTGCGGGGGGCCGATCTCTCTTCTGCATCCCTGTACGGCGCCGACTTGCGGGGGGCCGATCTACGCGACGCCAACCTGGTTGGGGCTGACCTGCGCTTTGCTCGCACCTGGGGCGCACGCCTGCAGGGTGCCGTTCGGGAATAG
- the lptB gene encoding LPS export ABC transporter ATP-binding protein, giving the protein MQIYLENICKRYGRREVVSDVSLNIQQGEIVGLLGPNGAGKTTTFYIMTGLIQPNRGHVWLDDQDITHLPMHRRAQLGIGYLAQEPSIFRRLSIQDNLLLIMEQTGVPRRLWQQRLNQLLEEFRIAHVAHSLGLQVSGGERRRAEIARALAAGIHGPKFLLLDEPFAGVDPIAVADIQEVVAKLKQRGIGVLITDHNVRETLEITDRAYILNDGAILAKGTAAELAADPLVRKYYLGEKFRL; this is encoded by the coding sequence ATGCAGATCTACTTAGAAAACATCTGTAAGCGCTATGGCCGCCGTGAGGTGGTGAGCGACGTTAGCCTGAACATTCAGCAGGGGGAAATCGTGGGGCTCCTGGGCCCCAATGGGGCGGGGAAAACCACCACGTTCTACATCATGACTGGCCTGATCCAGCCCAACCGCGGCCATGTCTGGTTGGATGACCAAGACATCACCCACCTGCCCATGCATCGCCGGGCCCAATTGGGGATCGGCTACCTGGCCCAGGAGCCGAGTATTTTTCGTCGCCTCAGCATCCAAGACAACCTGCTGCTGATCATGGAGCAAACGGGGGTGCCTCGCCGCCTCTGGCAGCAGCGGCTCAACCAACTGCTGGAGGAGTTTCGCATCGCCCACGTGGCCCACAGCCTGGGCCTGCAGGTATCGGGGGGGGAGCGTCGCCGAGCGGAGATCGCCCGTGCCTTGGCCGCTGGGATCCACGGGCCGAAATTTCTGCTGCTGGATGAGCCCTTTGCGGGGGTGGATCCCATCGCGGTGGCGGATATTCAGGAGGTGGTGGCCAAGCTCAAGCAACGGGGCATCGGTGTTTTGATTACTGACCACAACGTGCGGGAGACGCTGGAGATCACCGACCGGGCCTATATCCTCAACGACGGGGCCATTTTGGCCAAGGGCACGGCGGCGGAGCTGGCGGCGGATCCCTTGGTGCGCAAGTATTACCTGGGGGAGAAGTTCCGTCTCTAG
- a CDS encoding pyruvate kinase: MVSSSSPSCNLRSLLERLLELRQQVVEGSQKYLAAWGCLTSPPAAIHNLARYLALRQQDLRSLQLELAAAGLSSLGRCESRVLESLDAVIAILAATQGLTHTAPSYEEFYAGDTALEQHAEALFGPPSPHRRARIMVTLPSEAAEQPELLLQLLERGMNVARINCAHDEPSVWEKMVAHLRQAEAQTQRRCKILLDLAGPKIRTGPVAMPPGKTKVYRGDRILLTAKVPEASADISCQVTCSLPEVLAHLQVGATVWIDDGKIGARVVRIEPAGVVLEVDKVAPQGKKLRAEKGLNFPDSQLQIRSLTDKDCQDLDFVVRHADLVGYSFVQQPADLQLLVSELERRQARPDLGLILKMETQRAVKNLPALIATVAGCRPLGVMIARGDLAVEIGWLRLGEIQEELLWICEAAQVPVVWATQVLDQLTKEGLPSRPELSDAVMSARAECVMLNKGPYLLEAVALLDELLARMQTHQHKKSQRLRALYSWR, from the coding sequence ATGGTTTCCTCCTCTTCCCCCTCCTGCAATCTTAGGAGTTTGCTGGAGCGGCTCCTGGAGCTGCGGCAGCAGGTTGTAGAGGGATCCCAGAAATACTTGGCCGCTTGGGGCTGCCTTACGAGCCCTCCTGCGGCCATCCACAACCTGGCGCGCTACCTGGCGCTGCGCCAACAGGATCTGCGCAGCTTGCAACTGGAGCTGGCGGCTGCGGGGCTGTCCTCGCTGGGGCGCTGTGAGTCGCGGGTTCTGGAGAGCCTGGATGCGGTGATTGCTATTTTGGCAGCCACCCAGGGTTTGACCCATACGGCACCCAGCTATGAAGAGTTTTACGCCGGGGATACGGCACTAGAGCAGCACGCCGAGGCGCTGTTTGGCCCCCCTTCTCCCCATCGCCGCGCGCGCATCATGGTGACCCTGCCCAGCGAAGCCGCCGAGCAGCCGGAGCTGTTGCTGCAGTTGTTGGAGCGGGGCATGAACGTGGCCCGCATCAACTGCGCCCACGACGAGCCCTCGGTGTGGGAGAAAATGGTGGCCCACTTGCGCCAGGCCGAAGCCCAGACCCAACGGCGTTGCAAGATTTTGCTGGACCTGGCCGGCCCCAAGATCCGCACCGGCCCAGTGGCCATGCCCCCCGGCAAAACCAAGGTGTACCGCGGGGATCGCATCCTGCTCACCGCGAAGGTTCCTGAGGCCAGCGCCGATATCTCCTGCCAGGTGACCTGCAGCCTGCCGGAGGTTTTGGCGCACCTGCAAGTGGGGGCAACCGTTTGGATCGACGACGGCAAAATCGGCGCCCGCGTGGTAAGGATCGAGCCGGCAGGCGTGGTGCTGGAGGTGGACAAAGTTGCCCCTCAGGGCAAGAAGTTGCGAGCAGAAAAAGGCCTCAATTTTCCTGACAGTCAGCTCCAGATCCGTTCCCTTACCGACAAAGACTGCCAAGACCTGGACTTTGTGGTGCGGCATGCCGACTTAGTGGGCTATTCCTTTGTCCAGCAGCCCGCGGACTTGCAGTTGCTGGTTTCTGAGCTGGAGCGGCGGCAGGCTCGCCCCGATTTGGGCTTGATCCTCAAGATGGAAACGCAGCGGGCGGTAAAAAATCTGCCGGCCTTGATCGCGACCGTTGCCGGCTGCCGGCCCCTGGGGGTGATGATTGCCCGCGGCGATCTGGCCGTGGAGATCGGTTGGCTGCGCTTGGGCGAGATCCAGGAGGAACTGCTGTGGATCTGCGAGGCAGCCCAGGTGCCGGTGGTCTGGGCTACCCAGGTGCTGGATCAGCTCACCAAGGAGGGCTTGCCCTCGCGGCCTGAGCTTTCCGATGCGGTGATGTCTGCCCGCGCCGAATGTGTGATGCTCAACAAGGGCCCCTACCTGCTGGAGGCGGTTGCCCTCCTGGACGAGCTGCTGGCTCGGATGCAGACCCACCAGCACAAGAAAAGCCAACGCCTGCGAGCTCTGTACTCCTGGAGGTGA
- a CDS encoding LptF/LptG family permease, which translates to MDRYVLSEMLLPFLFGVGAFTTLVMAVGSLFELVRLVVEAGLSLSAALQVFVLRAPGIIVLTFPMSMLLATLLAYGRLSADNEITALRGCGVSLYRLMVPALVLSLLVTTLTFLFNELVVPVSNRQAATTLNRALNRDPDFRRENILYQEFGEILMPEPDGTFSRRQGLTRQFYARSFDGKQMRGIIVLDFSNEALNQILLAQRGRWDPQENLWVFEDGTNYIVSPDGTYSNIATFSRQELRLPRAPLELAQEIRSPEEMNIRELKHYIEVIASSGDLQRVRRLQVSLNQKYAIPFACLAFTLIGVPLGLRPQRTGSSLGLGISVLIIFAFYVLLFITQALGQIGTLGPATAAWLPNFICAVVGLGLLHRANQ; encoded by the coding sequence ATGGATCGCTATGTCCTCTCGGAGATGCTGCTGCCGTTTCTCTTTGGGGTGGGAGCTTTCACAACCTTGGTGATGGCGGTGGGATCCCTGTTTGAGCTGGTGCGCCTGGTGGTGGAAGCGGGTCTGTCGCTTTCGGCGGCGTTACAGGTGTTTGTGTTGCGGGCGCCGGGGATCATCGTTTTGACGTTCCCGATGTCCATGTTGCTGGCGACGTTGCTGGCCTATGGGCGCTTGTCTGCCGACAACGAGATCACGGCCTTGCGCGGATGCGGGGTGAGCCTTTACCGCCTCATGGTGCCTGCCCTCGTCCTCAGCTTGCTGGTGACGACGTTAACGTTTCTGTTCAATGAGCTGGTGGTGCCGGTGAGCAATCGCCAAGCGGCCACGACTTTGAATCGAGCTTTAAATCGGGATCCGGACTTCCGGCGGGAGAATATCCTCTACCAAGAATTTGGCGAGATCCTCATGCCTGAGCCGGACGGCACCTTTTCCCGGCGACAAGGGCTAACCCGTCAGTTCTACGCCCGCAGCTTCGATGGAAAGCAAATGCGCGGCATTATCGTCCTGGATTTTTCCAACGAGGCGCTCAACCAAATTCTGCTGGCCCAGCGGGGGCGCTGGGATCCCCAAGAGAATCTTTGGGTGTTTGAGGATGGCACCAACTACATCGTTTCTCCGGATGGCACCTACAGCAACATTGCCACCTTCAGCCGGCAGGAGTTGCGTCTGCCTCGCGCGCCGCTGGAGCTGGCTCAGGAGATTCGCAGCCCTGAGGAAATGAACATTCGGGAGCTGAAGCATTACATCGAGGTGATCGCCAGTTCTGGAGATCTGCAACGGGTGCGCCGTCTGCAGGTCAGCCTCAACCAAAAGTATGCCATTCCTTTCGCGTGTCTGGCGTTTACCCTGATTGGGGTGCCTTTGGGGCTGCGCCCGCAGCGCACCGGTTCCTCTTTGGGGTTGGGCATCAGTGTGCTGATTATCTTTGCCTTCTATGTGCTGCTGTTCATCACCCAGGCGCTGGGACAAATTGGGACGCTGGGGCCGGCAACGGCGGCTTGGTTGCCCAACTTCATCTGTGCCGTCGTAGGACTGGGGTTGCTTCACCGAGCCAATCAATAG
- a CDS encoding tetratricopeptide repeat protein, whose translation MVMNRQQIGRQAVPLGLKTVGCLLSLAVAMPAHAQPPMTLLTGEPTVAQLKEDGARYLQMGFHTLAINAYRSAIELEEKTLVLPSERDPDVPFNLDLIYARQGKLAEARAAFQRSVEVDPSGFKARYQLALVDLKLGNLVAAKEQLTLLAHAASNHPETHSHIQALLATLESVPLPGQQGENPARPPAVESEAAKLLLEPQKTETAALPTAAEQKPPEETKPLSTLQRLRQRERD comes from the coding sequence ATGGTGATGAATAGGCAGCAGATTGGTCGTCAGGCTGTACCCTTAGGCCTGAAAACGGTGGGGTGCCTGCTGAGCTTGGCGGTGGCCATGCCTGCCCACGCGCAACCGCCCATGACCCTACTGACAGGGGAGCCGACGGTCGCCCAACTGAAGGAAGACGGAGCTCGCTATCTGCAGATGGGCTTCCATACCTTGGCCATCAACGCCTACCGGAGCGCAATTGAACTGGAAGAAAAAACCTTGGTGCTGCCCAGCGAACGGGATCCCGACGTGCCTTTCAACCTCGACTTGATCTATGCCCGTCAAGGCAAGCTGGCGGAGGCCCGCGCCGCCTTTCAGCGCTCGGTGGAGGTGGATCCCAGTGGCTTTAAGGCTCGCTATCAACTGGCCTTGGTGGATCTCAAGCTGGGGAACCTGGTCGCTGCCAAAGAGCAGCTCACCCTCTTGGCCCATGCCGCCAGCAACCATCCCGAAACCCACAGCCATATTCAAGCTCTGCTGGCCACTCTGGAGTCTGTTCCCTTGCCCGGCCAACAAGGGGAGAACCCGGCTCGCCCTCCAGCCGTTGAGTCAGAAGCCGCCAAGCTTTTGCTCGAACCTCAGAAAACAGAAACAGCCGCCCTGCCCACCGCAGCTGAGCAAAAACCGCCAGAGGAGACAAAACCTCTCTCGACTCTGCAGCGGCTACGTCAACGGGAGCGGGACTAG
- a CDS encoding mannosyl-3-phosphoglycerate phosphatase, translating to MRLVLTSLDGSLLDLEFNSYGAARQALAALERRSIPLVLYSLRTRAQLEHVRRQLRLEHPFICEDGSAVYVPEHYFPAGILDEQWQHRPPYYVYALGLPYSRLRSILQQVRQESHLDLIGFGDWTASELAAATGIPLEEAERAQQREYSEIFSYSGDPETLREAFAQQEANLTQHLLRVRQLHFSSLPQWYLTGWMQPTMAAEPNWLPGEQAVQRLLDCYQRHLGPIKALGIGCSPPDVAFLRWSEQKVVLPSPIADSLWSEALPQWQLAQLPGPEGWNEVVLMWLEETDHGDE from the coding sequence ATGCGACTTGTCCTTACCAGTTTGGATGGCAGCTTGCTGGATCTAGAGTTCAACAGCTATGGTGCTGCCCGACAAGCCTTGGCTGCCCTAGAGCGCCGCTCCATTCCCTTGGTGCTCTACAGCCTGCGCACCCGCGCTCAACTGGAACATGTGCGGCGGCAGTTGCGCCTGGAGCATCCGTTCATCTGTGAGGATGGCTCTGCCGTTTACGTTCCCGAGCATTACTTCCCGGCGGGCATCCTAGACGAGCAGTGGCAACACCGACCGCCCTACTACGTGTATGCTTTGGGTCTGCCCTATTCTCGCCTGCGCAGCATCCTGCAACAGGTGCGTCAAGAGTCCCACTTGGATTTGATCGGGTTTGGGGATTGGACTGCCTCTGAGCTGGCCGCTGCCACTGGGATCCCTTTGGAAGAGGCAGAGCGGGCGCAGCAGCGAGAGTACAGTGAGATTTTCAGCTATTCCGGGGATCCCGAAACCCTGCGGGAAGCTTTTGCCCAGCAAGAAGCCAACCTCACCCAACATCTGCTGCGGGTGCGTCAGCTTCACTTCTCTAGCCTGCCGCAATGGTATCTGACCGGATGGATGCAGCCAACGATGGCCGCAGAACCCAATTGGTTACCGGGGGAACAGGCGGTGCAGCGGCTGCTGGATTGCTACCAACGGCATCTGGGCCCTATCAAAGCTTTGGGCATTGGGTGTTCCCCGCCAGATGTGGCCTTTTTGCGATGGTCGGAACAAAAAGTGGTGCTTCCCAGCCCCATTGCGGATAGTCTCTGGAGTGAGGCCCTGCCTCAATGGCAATTGGCTCAGCTCCCCGGCCCAGAGGGGTGGAATGAAGTGGTGTTGATGTGGTTGGAGGAAACAGATCATGGTGATGAATAG
- the upp gene encoding uracil phosphoribosyltransferase: MLPPRLRHSPVASQQLRVYVPPHPLIKHWLTVARDAETPMPLFRTAMSELGRWLTYEAMREWIPTQTVQVQTPLEPVAAEVIAPDTLLGIVPVLRAGLAMLEGCQALLPQARIFHIGMVRDEETLQASCYLNRLPERIPEQMRILIPEPMLATGGTLLWVLDELKKRGADPSLVRIVSALAAPPGLQRLGSHYPMVQIFCAMIDERLNDRGFILPGLGDAGDRAFGTEN; encoded by the coding sequence ATGCTACCGCCCAGATTGAGGCATTCTCCCGTGGCAAGTCAGCAGCTTCGTGTCTATGTCCCCCCTCACCCGCTCATTAAGCACTGGCTAACCGTGGCTCGGGATGCGGAGACGCCCATGCCCCTGTTTCGCACGGCCATGTCGGAGCTGGGCCGCTGGCTAACCTATGAGGCGATGCGGGAGTGGATCCCCACCCAAACCGTTCAGGTGCAAACCCCTTTGGAACCCGTTGCCGCAGAGGTCATCGCGCCGGATACCCTGCTGGGCATTGTGCCTGTATTGCGGGCTGGCTTGGCGATGCTGGAAGGCTGTCAGGCCCTTTTGCCCCAGGCGCGGATCTTTCACATTGGCATGGTGCGGGATGAGGAAACGCTGCAGGCCAGTTGCTACCTCAATCGCCTTCCAGAGCGGATCCCTGAACAGATGCGCATTCTCATTCCCGAGCCGATGTTGGCCACCGGGGGCACGCTGCTCTGGGTTTTGGATGAGCTAAAAAAACGGGGGGCGGATCCCAGCTTGGTTAGAATTGTCAGCGCATTGGCAGCGCCCCCAGGGTTACAGCGGTTGGGATCCCACTACCCGATGGTGCAAATCTTCTGCGCCATGATTGACGAGCGGCTGAACGATCGAGGATTTATCTTGCCCGGGCTGGGGGATGCAGGGGATCGTGCCTTTGGCACAGAAAACTAG
- a CDS encoding ABC transporter substrate-binding protein: MASSQPSDSNTKALSRRQLLKVGAAALGGGLLAAGGAQAQRKPSPTLIVAQGSGLDRVSYATNWYAQAEHGGFYQAVATGIYREHGLDVTIKMGGPGINITQVLAGGAAEFAMGGSTGVINAVREGIPLVCVAAIFQKDPQIIMTHPGTQRFEELKGRPIFVSKGGLATYWPYLKARFGFTDDQVRPYNFNPGPFLADPSSAQQGYLTSEPFAIQREGGFEPVVFLLADLGYKPYATTIETRRQLVETKPDLVERFVDASIKGWYSFLEDPRPAYRLIKQDNPEMTDAQLAYSFEKLQEYGIILSGDALEKGIGAMTDKRWQDFFDSMTVAGVFEPTINYRAAYTLDFVNKGTAYYTA, translated from the coding sequence ATGGCTTCGTCTCAACCCTCTGACTCGAACACCAAGGCTCTGAGCCGCCGTCAGCTTCTCAAAGTGGGGGCCGCAGCCCTTGGGGGCGGTCTGTTGGCGGCAGGGGGTGCCCAAGCTCAGCGCAAACCCTCTCCCACCCTGATCGTGGCTCAGGGATCCGGCCTGGATCGCGTTTCCTATGCTACCAACTGGTATGCTCAGGCGGAACATGGGGGCTTCTATCAGGCGGTGGCGACCGGCATCTACCGCGAGCATGGCCTGGATGTGACCATCAAGATGGGTGGCCCTGGCATCAACATCACCCAAGTTTTGGCCGGTGGAGCTGCCGAGTTTGCCATGGGGGGAAGCACAGGGGTGATCAATGCTGTGCGAGAAGGGATCCCCTTGGTGTGCGTGGCGGCCATTTTTCAAAAAGACCCGCAGATCATCATGACCCACCCCGGCACCCAGCGCTTTGAAGAGCTCAAGGGCCGGCCCATTTTCGTCTCGAAAGGGGGGCTTGCCACCTACTGGCCCTACCTAAAGGCCCGCTTTGGCTTCACCGACGATCAGGTTCGTCCCTACAACTTCAACCCCGGCCCCTTTTTGGCGGATCCCAGCTCAGCTCAGCAAGGCTATCTGACATCCGAGCCTTTTGCCATCCAACGGGAAGGGGGATTTGAGCCGGTGGTCTTCCTCCTGGCGGATTTGGGCTACAAACCCTATGCCACCACCATCGAAACCCGTCGCCAACTGGTGGAAACCAAGCCCGACTTGGTGGAGCGATTCGTGGATGCCTCTATCAAAGGCTGGTACAGCTTCTTGGAGGATCCCCGTCCGGCCTATCGCTTGATCAAGCAGGACAACCCGGAGATGACCGATGCCCAGTTGGCCTACAGCTTCGAGAAATTGCAGGAGTACGGCATCATCTTGTCCGGCGATGCGTTGGAAAAAGGCATTGGCGCCATGACCGACAAACGCTGGCAAGACTTCTTCGACAGCATGACGGTGGCCGGCGTATTTGAGCCAACCATCAACTACCGGGCTGCCTATACGCTGGACTTCGTCAATAAAGGCACTGCCTACTACACTGCCTGA
- a CDS encoding FAD-dependent oxidoreductase, with product MESIVPVVRGTLTLPPSSSLTNPAASLTGPSAAASAVGITLPWAAQRDPILVLGAGLMGRLLAASLVEVGHPVRIVEAAPAAAVESSAAHFAAAMLAPLAESAVAEASVVAQGYYALSRWPALLASLPEPVFFQQEGTLILWHRQDAGEARRFSSLLAAVVERLPALPKPQPLDAQALAELEPSVAGRFAQGLYLPQEGQLDNRQLLAALLAKLRQHGVEVEWGRPWDLEQARAWQEQTGGWVLDCRGLGSRKEWGGQAPLRGVRGEVVRLYAPEVSLRRPTRLLHPRYPIYIAPKPGHLFVVGATEIESEDRSPVSVRSALELLSAAYAVHPAFAEARILELGSQCRPTLADHLPAVVERSPRLLQINGLYRHGFLISPAIHDAVLEYLHHGSCRLAQQLGIPFQVQAAPLAGESLSPCVS from the coding sequence ATGGAATCCATCGTGCCAGTGGTGCGGGGCACTTTAACCCTTCCACCCTCCTCTTCTCTGACAAATCCGGCAGCCAGCCTGACGGGCCCATCCGCTGCTGCGTCAGCAGTAGGGATCACTTTGCCTTGGGCAGCGCAGCGGGATCCCATCCTTGTCCTCGGGGCTGGGCTGATGGGGCGTTTGTTGGCCGCCAGCCTTGTCGAGGTTGGGCATCCCGTCCGCATTGTGGAGGCGGCTCCTGCTGCTGCTGTTGAGAGCAGCGCTGCCCATTTTGCCGCTGCTATGCTAGCTCCTTTGGCCGAGTCCGCCGTCGCCGAAGCCAGTGTGGTGGCCCAGGGGTACTATGCCCTCTCCCGCTGGCCCGCCCTTCTGGCCAGCCTGCCAGAGCCGGTTTTCTTTCAGCAGGAGGGCACTTTGATCCTCTGGCACCGCCAAGATGCCGGGGAAGCCAGACGTTTCTCGTCCCTGCTGGCCGCTGTGGTGGAGCGCCTTCCCGCTCTCCCTAAGCCCCAGCCTCTGGATGCTCAGGCTCTGGCCGAGCTGGAGCCATCGGTAGCCGGGCGATTTGCGCAGGGCCTGTATCTTCCCCAGGAGGGCCAACTGGACAACCGCCAACTGCTGGCTGCTTTGCTGGCCAAATTGCGCCAGCACGGGGTGGAGGTGGAGTGGGGCCGCCCCTGGGATCTGGAGCAGGCGCGAGCTTGGCAGGAGCAAACCGGCGGGTGGGTTTTGGACTGCCGCGGCCTGGGATCCCGAAAAGAATGGGGCGGACAGGCACCGCTGCGGGGAGTTAGGGGCGAAGTGGTACGTCTGTATGCCCCGGAAGTATCTTTGCGGCGCCCGACCCGGCTGTTGCACCCCCGCTACCCGATCTACATCGCTCCCAAGCCGGGGCACCTGTTTGTGGTGGGAGCTACCGAAATCGAATCTGAAGATCGCTCGCCGGTGAGTGTCCGCTCGGCTCTGGAGCTGCTCAGCGCCGCCTACGCCGTGCATCCTGCCTTTGCCGAAGCGCGTATCCTGGAGTTAGGCAGCCAATGTCGCCCCACCTTGGCAGATCATCTCCCCGCAGTGGTGGAGCGCTCCCCGCGGCTGTTGCAGATCAACGGCCTCTACCGCCATGGTTTCCTCATCTCCCCCGCCATTCACGATGCCGTTTTGGAGTACCTCCACCACGGCAGTTGCCGCTTGGCGCAGCAGCTTGGGATCCCCTTTCAGGTGCAGGCTGCCCCTCTTGCCGGTGAGTCCCTGTCGCCATGCGTGTCTTGA
- the thiS gene encoding sulfur carrier protein ThiS, translating to MRVLINQKPYDLPEGTTLAEAVAQVGASGPFAVAVNLKFVPRAQYEQTRLQEGDQVEIVTPVAGG from the coding sequence ATGCGTGTCTTGATCAACCAAAAGCCTTACGATTTGCCGGAAGGCACCACTTTGGCCGAGGCAGTGGCTCAGGTGGGGGCCAGCGGCCCTTTTGCGGTAGCGGTTAATCTGAAGTTTGTGCCGCGTGCCCAATACGAGCAAACCCGTCTGCAAGAAGGCGACCAGGTGGAGATCGTCACTCCGGTTGCCGGCGGCTAG
- a CDS encoding thiazole synthase codes for MSTLLHCSPSTLADEDPLVLYGQPLPSRLMLGTARYPSPAILEQAVARAQPCLLTVSLRRQGALGPETSQRFWALLQKMGIPVLPNTAGCHSVQEVITTAEMAREVFGTDWIKLELIGDDYTLQPDPVQLPTAAAELVRRGFKVLPYSTDDLVLCQRLLDAGCEVVMPWAAPIGTGKGPLNPYNLRLLRERIEAPLIVDAGLGLPSHACQVMEWGFDGVLLNTAVALARDPVAMAEAFAEAVRSGRRAYLAGAMIPQETAQPSTPVLGTPFWHQG; via the coding sequence ATGTCCACCCTTCTCCATTGCTCTCCCTCAACTCTGGCCGATGAGGATCCTTTGGTTCTCTACGGCCAACCGTTACCCAGCCGTCTGATGTTGGGTACGGCTCGCTACCCTTCGCCGGCCATTTTGGAGCAGGCGGTGGCGCGCGCGCAGCCCTGTTTGTTGACGGTTTCTCTGCGGCGGCAAGGGGCACTGGGGCCAGAAACTTCCCAGAGGTTCTGGGCTCTGTTGCAGAAGATGGGGATCCCAGTTCTGCCCAACACCGCCGGCTGCCACAGCGTGCAGGAGGTGATCACAACGGCGGAGATGGCGCGGGAGGTGTTCGGCACCGACTGGATCAAGCTGGAGTTGATTGGGGATGACTACACGCTGCAGCCGGATCCCGTGCAACTGCCCACTGCTGCTGCTGAGCTGGTCCGGCGCGGCTTTAAGGTGCTGCCCTATAGCACCGACGACCTGGTGCTCTGCCAGCGGCTTTTGGATGCTGGCTGTGAGGTGGTGATGCCCTGGGCGGCCCCCATCGGCACCGGCAAAGGCCCTCTCAACCCCTACAACTTGCGCCTGCTGCGGGAGCGGATCGAGGCGCCGCTGATCGTGGATGCCGGCTTGGGCCTGCCCTCCCATGCCTGCCAGGTGATGGAGTGGGGCTTCGACGGGGTGCTGCTAAACACGGCGGTGGCCTTGGCCCGGGATCCGGTGGCCATGGCCGAGGCCTTTGCAGAAGCGGTGCGCTCAGGCCGCCGAGCCTACCTGGCCGGGGCCATGATCCCTCAGGAAACAGCTCAGCCCAGTACGCCTGTCCTCGGCACTCCCTTTTGGCACCAGGGCTGA
- a CDS encoding class I SAM-dependent methyltransferase — translation MATFLRDWSYRFPWLYRSISRGAALAVGGYERLRRLPMQGIQIHPQERVLDLCCGPAEVTPLLAELSQQVIGLDASPRALAAARKRLPKVEFVEAFAQDMPFPNASFDWVHTSLALHELSFADLEQVLREVWRVLKPGGGLLILDLHAPRQPLIWPGLALFLALFETETAWELLKLDLPEHLQQQGWQSIRQTLHAGGALQVIQARKPAA, via the coding sequence GTGGCCACCTTCCTGCGCGACTGGAGCTACCGCTTTCCCTGGCTTTACCGCAGCATCAGCCGCGGGGCTGCTCTGGCGGTGGGGGGATACGAGCGGTTGCGGAGATTGCCCATGCAAGGGATCCAGATTCATCCCCAGGAGCGGGTGTTGGATCTCTGCTGTGGCCCGGCTGAAGTGACCCCACTGTTGGCGGAGCTGAGCCAGCAGGTTATTGGGTTGGATGCTTCACCAAGAGCCCTGGCAGCGGCCCGCAAACGCCTCCCCAAGGTGGAATTTGTGGAAGCCTTTGCCCAGGATATGCCCTTTCCCAATGCCAGCTTTGATTGGGTGCATACCAGCTTAGCCCTGCACGAATTGTCCTTCGCAGATTTGGAGCAGGTGCTGCGGGAAGTGTGGCGGGTGCTCAAGCCGGGGGGAGGACTCTTGATTCTGGATCTGCACGCGCCTCGACAACCCTTGATCTGGCCTGGGCTGGCCCTCTTTTTGGCCCTGTTTGAAACCGAGACCGCCTGGGAGCTACTCAAGCTGGACTTGCCCGAGCATTTGCAGCAGCAGGGGTGGCAATCCATCCGGCAGACCCTCCACGCTGGGGGAGCTCTGCAGGTTATCCAGGCGCGAAAGCCTGCCGCCTGA